A section of the Amblyomma americanum isolate KBUSLIRL-KWMA chromosome 2, ASM5285725v1, whole genome shotgun sequence genome encodes:
- the LOC144121387 gene encoding uncharacterized protein LOC144121387, with product MIRACIVLALATSALAGNIGHFGGTGAYTLASNLGYGLGYGNLGYAGLGYGGLGISHYGLSHGIGYSGLTGYGLGYGYGYAQPASYAVAAPAVARTVSTYHAAPAVAAVHAAPAVATVAHAAPAVATYAAAPAVTRVATYAAAPAVSYAVAPAVTKVVQSAPAIATYSAPAVTRVATSYAAPAVTAVHAAPAVATYAAAPAVTAVHAAPAVATYAAAPAVTAVHAAPAVSTVHATPAVAAVHAAPAIATYGTYGSYGLAHSAPVYGYGVGSLGYRCWLLRLWPWPPRLRPELRLRSRQAHSATLPSSARRSKFNTLGQTHKV from the exons ATG ATCCGTGCCTGCATCGTCCTCGCCCTGGCCACCAGCGCCCTTGCTGGCAACATTGGCCACTTTGGCGGCACCGGTGCCTACACCCTCGCCAGCAACCTCGGCTACGGCCTTGGTTACGGTAACCTCGGATACGCCGGTCTTGGCTATGGCGGCCTCGGCATCAGCCACTACGGTCTCTCCCACGGCATTGGCTACTCCGGCCTTACCGGCTACGGTCTTGGCTACGGTTACGGATATGCCCAGCCTGCCAGCTATGCTGTTGCCGCCCCAGCTGTTGCCCGCACCGTCTCCACTTACCACGCTGCTCCAGCCGTGGCTGCAGTTCACGCCGCCCCAGCTGTTGCCACCGTCGCCCACGCTGCTCCAGCCGTCGCcacctacgccgctgccccagctgtcacCAGGGTCGCcacctacgccgctgccccagccgTCAGCTATGCTGTTGCCCCAGCTGTGACCAAGGTTGTGCAGTCCGCTCCAGCCATCGCCACCTATTCTGCCCCAGCTGTCACCAGGGTCGCTACCAGCTATGCTGCCCCAGCTGTCACTGCTGtccacgctgccccagccgttGCCACCTACGCTGCTGCCCCAGCTGTGACTGCTGTCCACGCTGCCCCTGCTGTTGCCACCTACGCTGCTGCCCCAGCTGTCACCGCCGtccacgctgccccagctgtgTCCACCGTCCACGCTACTCCAGCTGTCGCTGCCGTCCACGCTGCCCCAGCCATCGCCACCTATGGTACCTACGGTTCCTACGGTCTTGCCCACTCTGCCCCAGTCTACGGATACGGTGTTGGCTCCCTCGGCTATCGGTGTTGGCTCCTACGGTTATGGCCATGGCCTCCTCGGCTACGGCCTGAACTACGGCTACGGTCTCGGCAAGCCCACTCAGCTACGCTACCCTCCTCCGCAAGAAGAAGT AAATTCAACACTTTAGGACAAACGCACAAAGTTTGA